The following coding sequences are from one Loxodonta africana isolate mLoxAfr1 chromosome 18, mLoxAfr1.hap2, whole genome shotgun sequence window:
- the SEPTIN9 gene encoding septin-9 isoform X3: protein MADTPRDVGLKQAPAPRNEKAPVDFGYVGIDSILEQMRRKAMKQGFEFNIMVVGQSGLGKSTLINTLFKSKISRKSVQPTSEERIPKTIEIKSITHDIEEKGVRMKLTVIDTPGFGDHINNENCWQPIMKFINDQYEKYLQEEININRKKRIPDTRVHCCLYFIPATGHALRPLDIEFMKRLSKVVNIVPVIAKADTLTLEERVYFKQRITADLLSNGIDVYPQKEFDEDSEDRLVNEKFREMIPFAVVGSDHEYQVNGKRILGRKTKWGTIEVENTTHCEFAYLRDLLIRTHMQNIKDITSSIHFEAYRVKRLNEGNSVMSNGVEEKEPEAQEI, encoded by the exons ATGGCCGACACCCCCAGGGACGTGGGGCTCAAGCAGGCCCCTGCACCAAGGAACGAGAAGGCGCCCGTGGACTTCGGCTATGTGGGCATTGACTCGATCCTGGAGCAGATGCGGAGGAAGGCTATGAAGCAGGGCTTCGAGTTCAACATCATGGTGGTCG GACAAAGTGGCTTGGGGAAATCCACCCTAATCAACACCCTCTTCAAATCCAAAATCAGTCGGAAGTCAGTGCAGCCCACTTCAGAAGAGCGCATCCCGAAAACCATTGAGATCAAGTCCATCACACACG ATATTGAGGAGAAGGGTGTCCGAATGAAGCTGACGGTGATTGACACGCCGGGGTTCGGGGACCATATCAACAATGAGAACTG CTGGCAGCCCATCATGAAGTTCATCAACGACCAGTACGAGAAGTACCTGCAGGAGGAGATCAACATCAACCGGAAGAAGCGGATCCCGGACACGCGTGTGCACTGCTGTCTCTACTTCATCCCTGCCACCGGCCACGC CCTCAGGCCGCTGGACATCGAGTTCATGAAACGCCTGAGCAAAGTGGTCAACATTGTCCCGGTCATTGCCAAGGCCGACACGCTGACCCTAGAGGAGAGAGTCTACTTCAAACAGCGG ATCACAGCGGACCTGCTATCGAACGGCATTGATGTGTACCCCCAGAAGGAGTTCGATGAGGATTCAGAGGACCGGCTGGTGAATGAGAAGTTCCGT GAGATGATTCCATTTGCTGTGGTGGGCAGTGACCACGAGTACCAGGTCAACGGGAAGAGGATCCTGGGGAGGAAGACCAAGTGGGGCACCATCGAAG TTGAGAATACCACACATTGTGAATTTGCCTACCTGCGAGACCTCCTCATCAG GACACACATGCagaacatcaaggatatcaccaGCAGCATCCACTTCGAAGCCTACCGGGTGAAACGCCTCAACGAGGGCAACAGCGTCATGTCCAACGGCGTCGAGGAGAAGGAGCCGGAAGCCCAAGAAATATAG